The genomic DNA CGCCGAAACCGTCACGAACGGCGATCCGACCTTCGCAGGCCCGCTTGCTGGAGTCTCGTTGGGACTCCCCGTGTATCACATCTTTGATGAAGCTATTCGTTCAGAGTGCGATCCCGCGCAGTGGGAAGAGCAGATTTCCATGATGGAAATGGTCCTCGATCCCGAGGCACTCGCAGCCGCAGTAAAAGGCATGCGTGACCAGTACAGCAAGGTTGCTCTGTAAGCCTTACTTATTTAACAGGATTTAGCAAAAGAGAAGAGCCGCATGGCTCTTCTCTTTTGTCTTATCCGATTGCTTTATTCTTCCCGAGATTTGAAATCCGGCGGATAGGCGATCAGGTACTGCTGCACACGCTGGTCAGGAGGCAGCGCCCCGATATCGCGCCAGGTGTGAAAGAATTCCTCGGCGGAGGCGACCGTATAACCGTCCTGGCAGTGGTCGCAGACGTCGTCGCTGTCCATAAAGATAAGCACGTCGTCAGCCGTCGTTTCTGTGCCCATGGTATCGTAACCGATGATGACGCGCCAGTGGCCGCCGAAGCGCATGTTCTCCACCATGATGGGCAGCCCAGCCCGCAGATTACGGATAACAAAGTCCCTGAACGTGGCGGCATCCTTAAAGAGACGCTCGCCGCCGCGGCATTCATGCAGGCTTGAGCTCACCCTCCAGCCGATCTCTTCAAAGAAGCGGCACATCCCCGCGGTGCAGGTACCGCCCTCGCCCCTTTCGTTGGGGGTGCCGCTGGAACCCATTCGCCGCATCAGCTCCGGTTCGTCATAATCGGTAACGCCGAAGTACCAGAGCACCGTCAGCGCCGCCGCGGGGCCGCAGCTGTAGCAGGCGGTCTGCTGATAGGTGGGATAGTTCGTGAGTATCGTCAGTCCCCTGTCGTTGCTCTCCATGGTAAAGAAATCCGGAGCCTTGAAGTACGGTGAGTTTTTTACGTCCGCGACGCCCTCGTAAGCGGCGCCGCTTTCAGGATGGGGAATTATGTAGTCGGGGCGCGGGACACGCCTTACACGCTTCTGCATCGTAAAAGCCTCAGTCGGCGATGGAGCTGAGCCGCTCAAGCTTCGTCTGTTTCTGGAGGAGCGCCAGCGCGACGCTCAGGATATGCGTGTTGTCCACCCACAGGAAGGAGGCGCTTGTAAGCAGTTTATCGGTGGCCTCCGCGGGGGTGAATACAAGGTTCCCGTTCACGATGCCCCATTTAAGCCGCTTCCATTCATAAAATTCAGACTGCGACCCCTTGAAGAGCCCTCTCTGCGTCACGGTAAGACCATTGTCGGAGACGGAGAAGTCTCCGAAACGGTAGTCCTTTCCCTTCCGCAGGCCGTCAAGCATCTCAGCCATCAGACGCTTCCCCACCGCGCGCCAGAAGCGTTGTGTAAGATGTTCATAGAAATCTTTCTGTTTGGTCTTGATCGTAAATTCACGGGTCTCGGTGCCGAAGGTGGCGAGATAGCGCATCTTCGGGAAGGGGCCGCCACGCCTCTGATCCACGCCCCAGCGGAGCCGGGTGATCGTTTTAAGGGGAAATAGTTCTCCGCAGTACAAAAAACCGGCAGGGGTAATGTCGAGGCTTTTTTTAAAGGGCCAAAGGCCAAAGCTGCAATGAAAATCTATTTCGTTATGCCATGATTTTTTATCCACGACAGACCCGCTCCTATAATTTATCTTTGATATCCATATATCCGGTACCGGAGATCGTCACAAAATACCTGACCTCCGGAATCTTCCTTGATTTTACTATAAAAGTGGCCGCTGGGGTCAGCGTAAACCAACGACCGGAGAAAATTAATTCGTGGACGCCCTCGTAGGCCAGTGCCGCCTCATCGAAAGAATATATCTCGTGCCGTAAATTTTTCGCGCCGCCGAGCCAGATTATGGTCACCTCATAGCTGCGGTCTGTGTTCTGCGTGAGCATGACGCGAAATTCCGCACTCTCGCGCGCCGCTGCGGCCATCCGGTACTTTATCCAGGTACAAAAATTTTTCGCCTCGTTTTGTATTATACGCCGTTCTCTCGCGGGCGAATCTGAAAGGGCCTGAAGAGAGATGCAGGAGAGGCTTCCGATGATCACCAGCACCGCGATCAGCTCAACAAGCAGAAAGCCCCTTTTTCTGGCGGCCTCAGCCCTCATTCCCCAGCAGCGAAAGGACCCACAGATAGAAGGGATGCTCTTTTTTGAATAATTTGCCGTTCAGGTCTGTACAGCCGTGCTTTGTCCACCCCTCTGTGAGCAGCTTGCCGTCGGAGGCGCGCACGACACGGTATTCAAACTTAATGCTGTGGACCTTGAGCTCAGAGACGCGGCCCCACAGCTCTATCTCGTCGTCGTAGCAGGCCGGATGCTTATAGCGGCAGTAGGCCTCGACGACGGGGAGCATCATCCCGTTTTTTTCCCATTCGGTATAGGGGCGGCCCCAGCCGCGGCAGAGTTCGGTGCGGGTCACCTCGAACCAGTCAAGGTAGTTGGCATTGTAGACGATCTTCATCTGATCGGTCTCGCTGTAACGCACCCTTATCTTAGTGGCCAGCGTATATTTATCTTCCATCGTCATTCTCCTCTCTTTATGCGCCTAAGGCTCCGCGTTTGTACAAAATATATTTCGCGCGGTCCAGCGGCGAGACCCCGCGGTAGGGCACCTCAAATCCTTCGCCTGGCGGGCAGGGAGCGTACCCGGCGGCGGTTGTGGATAGCGTGCCCCGGCCTCCGGTGAGCGAGGCCACGCGCAGCGGAAAGTCCATGCTGGAGGCGACAGGCAGCAGCCCCTCCATCGTAAAGCTGCCCTTGCGCACGACGGGGCTGTCAAAGGTGCCGCGCATCGTGACGATTTCCCCGATAAGCCTGCCGCTCGCCTCCTCCGGGAAGGTGAGGCGAAATTTCTGCATCGGCTCCAGAAGTTCCGTGCCGCTTGCCACGAGGCCGTCCATGATCCCCATCGGCGTCGCGAGCATGAAATCCAGGGGATGTGTATGCACAGTATGGTGTTCGCCGCCGACAAGCCTGATCCTGACGTCCGTGACCTCCCAGCCCTTCGGCCCCTGCCGCAGCGCCTCCGGGATGGTCTGGCGCACCTGCGCCTGGTAGCGCGTATATATTTTATCGTTTGCCACGGTGCTCTCAAAGACGACGCCGGCTCCGAGCGGCAGCGGTTCGATCTCAAAGTCCATCACCGCCCAGCAGGGTTTGGGCATGGTGTATTCGACGTAGCCGTGCGCGCGTTTGAGCGGACGCTCTTTATAGACGACCATCGGCTCGCCGAGAGCCGCCTCAAGGCCGAAGCGCTCGGCAAGCAGCATCTGCAGTATCTCTATCTGCAGCAGTCCAGTCACGCGCACAAGCAGCTCGCGCGGCTCTTTTTCCCAGATGACGTCCAGCAGCGGGTCCTCGGCGGAGAGCTCCGAAAGGGCGGCCACCAGCGCGGGATACTGCGCCGGTTCCGCGGGCGTCACCTTCACGCGCAGCACCGGCGCGGCGATCTCCGCCACGGGGGGCGCGCAAGAGGGGTCGCCTATGATGTCTCCGCTGACGGTCCCCGTCAGACCGTAGACCGCCCCCACCTCTCCGGCGCAAAGGCTGCCCTTGTCCTTTTCCTTAGAGCCCAGCACATCGCGTATCTGCGTCACCTTCTCGTCGCGTCCCAGGGTGACATTGCGCACGCTGTCGCGGTTTTTCAGCGTTTCTGAGAAGAGGCGCAGATGCGCCACGCGTCCGAGCGAGGGGTTATGTTCCACTTTGAAAACGACTCCTGAAAGAGGCCCGGCGGCGTCCTGCGCCCTTGCCAGCCGTGCGAGCAGCTCCAGAAGCGGCTCGACGCCCTCGCCCTTCAGCGCCGCCCCGCAAAGGGAGGGAATGAGTTTTCGCGCGTAAAAGGAATCTCTCAGAAGCGTGTCAAGCTCATCTTCGCCGAAAGCACCGGCTCCTTCGTCAAAGTATTTTTCCAGCGCCGCGTCGTCATATTCGGCAAGCGTCTCCGCAAGAGACTCTTTATCCTCCAGATCGATCAGGCGCGACGCGGTTCCAGTCAGCTCCCCTATCTCCGCCATAACCGACTTGACGTCGGCTCCGACGCGGTCGGTCTTGTTGATGAAGAAGAGCGCCGGAATGCCCATCTTATCGATGGAGCGCCAGATGAGCTCAGTCTGCGACTGTACTCCCTCTACGGCGGAGACGACGATCACGGCGAGGTCCATCGTGCGCACAGCACGCTGCACCTCGGCGGAAAAGTCGCTGTGGCCGGGAGTATCGATGATATATATCTTTACGCCCCGCCATTCTAGGAGCGCGGAGGCGGCACGGACCGAGATGCCGCGCCGCCGCTCAAAGTCCATAAAATCAGTATGCGCGCTGCCGTCGTCCACGCGCCCCAGCAAACGAACGGCGCCGGCCTTAAAGAGCATCTGTTCCGTCAGAGTGGTCTTTCCGCCGTCGACGTGGGCCAGAATGCCGATCGTCAGCGGGCAGGCTTCGTTTACAGCCAATGTATGTTTGCTTCCCGGCGCGGGGGGTACTGACGCAGCGGGCGAAGCTGGGGCCAGCCCATCATCTGCGCGCCGCAGACGTGTTCGTCCTCACCGATCCCAAGATATTCCCGCAGCGGCGCGAAGCTCCTGATCGCCATCGTCAGGTAACCGCCCCAGCAGCAGCCTATCCCCAGTCCATGAGCTGCAAGTTCAAGATAGGTAAGGGCGATAGCCCCGTCCTCCGGCCAGCGGTGTTCTTTCGGCACAACCGCGACCGCGACATGCGGCGCGCCGCGCAGCAGCGCGTCCTCCCCCGCCTTGGCCTTCGCGATCATCGCCGCGCCGAGCAGCGAGCCGGGGTCCGTGGGGTTCTTGAATATCTCCTCGCGGAACCAGCAGAGGATAAGGTTCGTTATCTCCTTGGTCTTTTCCGGCTCGTCCGAGACCACCCAGCGTATGGGCTGATAGTTCACCGCCGTCGGCGCCTGGCGCACCGTTTCGAATATCCGCGCGAAAAGCTCGCGCGGAATACGTTCATCCTTGAACTTACGGATGCTGCGGCGCGTCTTGAGCAGATTTTCCGCCTGTTCCGCCGTGGGCATCACTATATCCTCGCTCCTCACGATCTTTCCCTGATCCATGAAGGAGAGGGTATCGGCATATGTCGGACAGAAGAGCACGCACTGGGCGCACTGGATACAGCGTCCGCTGTGCTTCTCCGACATTTCCGGGAACCCGTCGTCGCCAAACTTTATTATCCCCGCGGGGCAGATGCGCAGGCATGTTCCGCATTTGGTGCATTTTTCACGGTCGATTCGCAGTTCGTTCATCTGGTCTCACACTCCTAAGTATCTTTTATATATTGGTCCGCCGGCCATATGCGCCGTACGCCTCGCGGCAGACACATCCAATCAGCGGAATACACCTTAGCTATTTAGCCGATAAAACGATTTAACCGGCGCTTCCTGAATAATTTTAACACTATGGAACAAATTTTTATCCTCCAATCACGCAAAACCAAGGAGCGCTCGTCCGCGTTTTAGGCTATAATCTGTGATTGGAGCAGAAATGCAGCCAATTACAGGAGGTAATTTGATGAAACGAATAATCATTACGCTGGTGCTGGTCACGGCACTATTGTCGCCAAATATCGCGATGGCGAATATATCGAATCTGATACCGCCCTTTCACTGGACCTATCATTCTCTAAGCAATCTCTCGGCCAAAGGGCTGATCGGCGAGCAGGTCGTCCCCGGCAAGAGCGCCTTCACGCCCGAGCAGGTGGTGGCACTTGTGGTGATGGCGCTCAAACACGCGGAAAACGACATTACAAAGCTCGGAGACGCGGAGCTGTCCAGCATGCGTCAGTTGGCGAGCGCCTACCGCCCATATTTCAAAGAGGCGGGCTACGACTATAACACCATACGCAACGACATAGAAATGGTGGCGATCCGCGCGGGGCTGACGGCTATCGAGACGAACGGCGGCTTTACGCCGAACCCCAAAACTCTCTCGGCAAAGGCTGCCTACGCCGTCAACAAGTTTACCTTCGACCTTTACCGGCAGGTGGCTGCTGAGCGCGGACACCGCAATCTTTTTATCTCGCCCTACAGCGTCACCTCGGCGCTCGCGATGACCTACGCCGGCGCGCGCGGCATTACGGAGCAGCAGATGGAAAAGGTGCTCTCTCTGTCGCCGGATATCCACAAGAATATGGGCGCGCTCATCAACGAGATAAACTCGGTGCCACAGGATATCGCGCAGGTGCACACGGCAAACGCCGTCTGGCCCGCGAAACAGGAGAAGATCCTGCCCGAATACGCGCAGACAGTCCGCGACTATTATAACGCGGGACTGACGCCGCTCAATTACAGAGCCAACCCCGAGTCGGCGCGCAAGACGATAAACAAATGGGTGGAAAAGCAGACGCAGCAGAGGATAAAAGACATCATCGGCCCCGGCGTGCTCAGCAAAGAGACGCTGATGGTGCTCACGAACGCCGTGTACTTCAAATCCTCCTGGCTTGAGGAGTTCCAGTCGGTAAATACCGTGCCGCGCCCCTTCTGGATAAGCCCGGATCGCTCCGTTAAAGTGCTGACGATGAACCGCACCGGAGAGCAGGTCGATTACGCAAAACTCAGCGACGCGGAGATCGTGGAGCTGCCCTACAAGGGAGGGCGTTTTTCCATGCTCGTGCTGCTTCCCGATAAAAAATCCGACATTGAAACGCTGGAAAAGGCGCTGAGCGCCGAGCAGCTCTCGAAGTGGATCGCGGCGATGACGCCGCAGAAGGTAAAGATATATCTGCCGAAATTCAAGCAGGAAAACGACTATGAGCTGGCGCAGACATTGGCAAAAATGGGCATGCCATCCGCCTTCAGCCCCGAGGCGGCCGACTTCTCCGGCATTACCGGTCTGGATGATCTCTACATCAGCAACATCGTACACAAGACCTTTATTGAAGTGGCGGAAGAGGGAACAGAAGCGGCGGCGGCGACGGCGGTCATCATGATGCGCACCTCGATGCCCGCACCCGACGACGACGCGGTCGTTTTCCGCGCCGAGCGTCCCTTCATCTACATCATCAGGGACAACACGACGGGCGCGATAATCTTCATCGGCAGGTACACAAGGCCATAGAATAAAAATCCCCTTAAAGCACAAAACAGCGGCATTCCCTGCCGGCCCTTGTCCGCAGTAGCGGACAGGAAATTAGGCAGGCGGGACGCCGCTGTTTTTCTCTTATCAATTAACAGCCGTCAGCGCTTCGCGAGCGCGATCTGCGCCTCGCCGTCCGGCGGCTGGCTCTGCATGAGGCTCACCGCCACGGTGACAAAGGTCGAAGAGAGTGCCGCGGGAAGCATCTCATACATGATATCCTTCAGGAACGGCGTATTATACCAGAGCACCGTCACGACGCCGCCTGTGATGATGCCCCCCAACGCGCCAAGCGCCGTGACCCGTTTCCAGTACAAACCGAGGATCAGCGGCGGCGCGAAGGAGGCCCCCATTACCGCCCAGGCGTAGAGAACGAACCAAAATACCATGCGCGTATTTGAAAGGGCGATGCAGGCTCCGCAGACACCAACGGAGACGATCACGATACGTCCCACTACTGTCGCCCACCTGTCGGAGAGCTTTTTGTTGAATACACCCTCTATGATGTCCAGGTGCACCGTCTGGGAAACTACCATTATCAGAGAATCAAGCGTAGAAAGGATCGCCGAGAATACCGCGGCCAGCACAACGCCGGCGACCATCGGATGCAGCCTGTCCTTTATCAGCACGGGAAAGGCAAACTCCGGGTCGTGGATCGTCGGCATGATGACCCGGCAGATAAGGCCGATCAGAGTAGCCCCGCTGACGACGGTGACCATCCAGAATACGCCGATAACGGCGGAGGTGATGAGCGTCCTGTCGTCGCGAGCCGTTATAAAGCGCTGCAGTATCTGAGGCTGCCCCATAAGACCGATCCCGCCGGCGGCGAGGCCGAAGGCAAAGGCAAAACCGGCGTATCCGCCGATACCCGCTGTCGCGTTCAGCAGCATGGGATCGAGCGCGAAGGCGCGCTCCCAAAAGGCATGCCAGCCGCCGAGATAGAAGATAAAGATAAAAGGCGAGACGAGCAGCACAAGCAACATGATCGAGCCCTGCACCACATCGGTCCAGACGACGGCCCGGTAGCCGCCAAGAAATGCATAGGAGGTGCCAAGGAAGGCGGAGACCCATATCGCATGTTCGTAATCCCAGCCGACGAGGGCCTCGAAGGCCTTACCGGCGCTTGTGAGCTGCGCGGAGGTGTAGATGACAAAGAAAAGGGTGATGATCAGCGAGGAGACGCCGCGCAGCAGCTTAGAGTGTTCTTTGAAGCGTACGCCGAAAAAATGCGGTATCGACATCGCGCCCGTGCATTTGGTGTAGCGGCGCAGCGCCGGCGCCAGGCAAATGTAGTTGAAGAAATAACCGAAGGTGTAGCCCACGCATATCCACATCATCGAAACACCGAAGGCGTAGGCAAACCCCACCGCGCCGGTAAATATCCAGCCGCTCGAATCGGTCGCGCCCGCGCTGAGCGCCGTCGGTATCGCGCCGAAATCACGGTCACCGAGGTAAAAGCCCTCGGCGGAGCTGGAAAAATAGCGGGTCGCGATAAAACCTATCATTATAAATATCACAAGATAAATGGCGGATACCGTGAGCATAGTATTCATTCGCCGCGTACCTCCCTTTCGCGCGCCCTCTCCGCCTTCATCGCGTAATAATAGTAAATCGTGATCGCTGCCAGGGCCGTCAGAGGAAAAATTATGAACATGAAGGTTATTAAAAATGGTATTTCCGGTAAAATATTCACCAGTCAGGCCGCCTTCCTGATTCCATCAATTATAAATACACCATTTAATTTAAAGTAGACTAACACAGTACAATTTTTTACGCAAACCCCTCAGAGGCGAAAATGGCCGGAGCTCATTAAAGACCCGGCCATTTCGCATATTGCGGCGTTATTTCTTCTTAGGCGTGTAGCCTATAAACTTAGCCTCCTGTTTGTAGCCGAGCTCCCACAGGGTTTCGCGGTATATTCTGAGATACTCTTTTCCCTCGGGGGTCTTGCTGCACTCGTTGACGATGAGCTTAAGACCGGTCTCACGCGCCTTTTTCTCATCTTCGGGGCTCCATCTGACGATCTTGATCTTCGGATTTTCCTTTCACTTCTCGCGCGCCTTTACCTCGGCGACATATACCATCGCCGACTGGTAGCGGGCGCGGTCACGGGCGACGATGATGATATCTTTAAGGTGCTGCGGGAGCTTCTCCCATTTCCCGGGGTTTACGACGAGCGGGAAGTATTCGCAGGTCCCGTTCTGGAAGGCGGGATCGACGACATACTTGGCGACTTCGTGGAAGCCCATGCGCATGTTCTCATCCCAGAAGGTCCATTCCGCGGCGTCGATGTTCTTCGTCTGGAAGGCGGTGTAAATCTCAGGAGCGGAGAGCGAGACGGTCGTCGCGCCAAGCACGCGGTAGTAAAGCGCGCCAAAACCGGAGGTACGGATCTTCTTGCCCTTGATGTCGGAGATCTTGTTGATCGGAACGACTGACATCAGCTGCTCATAGATAGGGCTTTCCATGATATGGCCAAGGTACTTGATGCGGTGCTTGGCGTAGAGCTTCGAGAAAAAGGGCTTGAGCTTTTCATCGAGGTAAGCGCCCTCCGCGTAGGTGTTGAGCGGGCAGCCTGGGCGTGTCTGGAGATTAAAGAGCGGATCTTTGCCGGTCCAGTAAGCTCCGTAGACCATCGCCATATCGACGACGCCGTTCGCCACATTGTCGAATGTCTCGAATACCGGGAAGAGGACTCCCGCCGCATAGGGCTCGATCACCAGCTCTCCCTGTGAGAGCGTCTTGACCGTCTTGCAGAAATCCTCGGCGATCTTCTGCTGCTCGGTACCAGGCATCGCGTGGGTAACAACGCGCCATCTGATCGCCGCGTCCGCGCTCTGCGCGGAAAAGGCCGCGAGAAGAAGCGCAACAAGTGCCATAACCTTAAAACTCTTCATAATTACTGTTTCCCCCTTAAAGTTTTTTACTGCTCTATAACTTAGCGTCCCATCGCAAGTCTGGGCAGCCAAAGCACAAGATTCGGAAATAGGAAGATCAATACTACAGATACAACCTGCAGGGCAAGGAAGGGCAGAGCGGCCCGGTATATCTCCATGATGTCCACATCCTTCGGCGCGCAGCCCTTGAGATAAAAAAGGCTGAAGCCAAACGGGGGAGAGAGATAGCCGCACTGCAGCAGCACGTTAAATACGAGGCCGACCCAAAGCGGATCATAGCCGAGCTGCGAGAGGATTGGCGCAAGGATAGGCACCGCGAGGAAGATGATCGCTCCCGGCTCGAGGAACATCCCCAGAAAGAAGATGAAGGCCGCGGAGACAAAAAAAACCATCGTCGCGCCGCCGGGCATGTTCATCGCCATATCGGCAATTATCGTGTTGCCGCCGAGGCCGGAAAATACCGAGCCAAAGGCCGAGGCGCCGATCATCGTCCAGCCGACCATCGCCGTGATCGAGAGCGTCTCATAACAGGAGCTCCAGACGATATCCCAGGTAAGGCGCCTGTTTAACAGGCCAATGATGATGGCTCCCGCAGCGCCGAAGGCCGCCGCCTCCGTAGGTGTCGCGATACCGTTGAGTATCGAACCGAGAACGATCGCGATAAGCAGCGCGGGAAGCGCCACACCCCGCAGCGAGCGGAATTTCTCGCCCCAGCTCGCGCGCTCTTCCAGAGGAAGCGCCGGCGCGAAATCTTTATTAAAAAGAGCCCCGATTAGCACATAGCCGATATAAAGTACCGCCAGCAGACCTCCGGCGCAGAGCCCTCCGGCGAAAAGGCCGCCGATGGAAACCCCGGTCACACATCCATAAAGGACCATGTTAGTGCTTGGCGGAATAAGCTGGCCAAGAGTACCGCCGCCCAGGACGCAGCCAAGCGCAAGTTTTTTATTGTACCCATGCTTGAGCATCTGCGGCAGGCCGATAAGCCCGAGGCCGATAACGCCCGCGGCGACGACGCCCGAAACCGCGCCGAGGATGGCGCCGACGATGACCGTCGCGATCGCCAGACCGCCGCGCAGCCCGCCGGACCACTTGAAAATAGTGTCATAGAGGTCGGCGACGACATTAGTCTTTTGTAATATATAGGCCATATATATGAAGAGCGGCACAGCCACGATCACAAAGTTGTTCATCGCCCCCCAGGTTGCGGAGACCAGCAGGTTGAGAGCTCCCCATCCCCAGAGAAAATAGGCAAAAATTATAGAAACAGCCGCCAGCGAAAAAGCTATCGGCACTCCGACTGCGAGCAGTACGAAGAGTAAGACAAACATCAGCAGCGGATAGAGATCACTTGACATCCGAGCGTTCCTCCTCTAAAGCATCTTCTCTCTCTTTATCCGTGCCTCTGCCCGTAATGATTCCGACCATATCACGGACAGACTGGTAGGACAAAAGCAGGCACGAAATAGGTATGATCCACCGGTACCACCATACATGCGGATTGAAGGGAGTCTGGTGCGTGGAACGCTCAAGCATCATCGTAGAACGCCAGGCGTTGGGGATACTTACAACCAAAAGCGTCAGGACGACGAAAAGGACTACCGCCTCTGAAAATACGGCGAATCTCCTGCGCCATTTGATACTGAGATAGGGAGCAAGCGCCTCTACGGCGACATGCGCCTTTTTCATATGGCAATAGGCCGCTCCCAACATAAAAAATGTCCCGTAAAGAAATATTGTTACCTCAAAACTCCAGATAGGAGTGTCGTTAAGCAAAAAGCTCTTCAGCGTGCTGTAGACGATCTCAACGATCAGCGGAAGAATTAAAAGAGAGATTATATGCGCGAACTTTCTCAATTTTAATTACCCCTTTCCCAAAAATTATGGTACTTTTCCCTCCACAAATATAAATCGACTGCCCTCCCTTATATTTTTATATACAAAACATTTGATGACACAATAGTTTCATCCAAACAAAAGCGCGTGAACACAAAGGCTCGACAAAGCGCTGTCTTGTACCACTGATATTCACTCTAATATTTTATTTTTAACCGTATTTTTTCTGACCCG from Cloacibacillus sp. includes the following:
- a CDS encoding TRAP transporter large permease subunit, with protein sequence MSSDLYPLLMFVLLFVLLAVGVPIAFSLAAVSIIFAYFLWGWGALNLLVSATWGAMNNFVIVAVPLFIYMAYILQKTNVVADLYDTIFKWSGGLRGGLAIATVIVGAILGAVSGVVAAGVIGLGLIGLPQMLKHGYNKKLALGCVLGGGTLGQLIPPSTNMVLYGCVTGVSIGGLFAGGLCAGGLLAVLYIGYVLIGALFNKDFAPALPLEERASWGEKFRSLRGVALPALLIAIVLGSILNGIATPTEAAAFGAAGAIIIGLLNRRLTWDIVWSSCYETLSITAMVGWTMIGASAFGSVFSGLGGNTIIADMAMNMPGGATMVFFVSAAFIFFLGMFLEPGAIIFLAVPILAPILSQLGYDPLWVGLVFNVLLQCGYLSPPFGFSLFYLKGCAPKDVDIMEIYRAALPFLALQVVSVVLIFLFPNLVLWLPRLAMGR
- a CDS encoding papain-like cysteine protease family protein: MQKRVRRVPRPDYIIPHPESGAAYEGVADVKNSPYFKAPDFFTMESNDRGLTILTNYPTYQQTACYSCGPAAALTVLWYFGVTDYDEPELMRRMGSSGTPNERGEGGTCTAGMCRFFEEIGWRVSSSLHECRGGERLFKDAATFRDFVIRNLRAGLPIMVENMRFGGHWRVIIGYDTMGTETTADDVLIFMDSDDVCDHCQDGYTVASAEEFFHTWRDIGALPPDQRVQQYLIAYPPDFKSREE
- the dctP gene encoding TRAP transporter substrate-binding protein DctP, which gives rise to MALVALLLAAFSAQSADAAIRWRVVTHAMPGTEQQKIAEDFCKTVKTLSQGELVIEPYAAGVLFPVFETFDNVANGVVDMAMVYGAYWTGKDPLFNLQTRPGCPLNTYAEGAYLDEKLKPFFSKLYAKHRIKYLGHIMESPIYEQLMSVVPINKISDIKGKKIRTSGFGALYYRVLGATTVSLSAPEIYTAFQTKNIDAAEWTFWDENMRMGFHEVAKYVVDPAFQNGTCEYFPLVVNPGKWEKLPQHLKDIIIVARDRARYQSAMVYVAEVKAREK
- a CDS encoding prepilin-type N-terminal cleavage/methylation domain-containing protein; translation: MRAEAARKRGFLLVELIAVLVIIGSLSCISLQALSDSPARERRIIQNEAKNFCTWIKYRMAAAARESAEFRVMLTQNTDRSYEVTIIWLGGAKNLRHEIYSFDEAALAYEGVHELIFSGRWFTLTPAATFIVKSRKIPEVRYFVTISGTGYMDIKDKL
- a CDS encoding TetM/TetW/TetO/TetS family tetracycline resistance ribosomal protection protein codes for the protein MAVNEACPLTIGILAHVDGGKTTLTEQMLFKAGAVRLLGRVDDGSAHTDFMDFERRRGISVRAASALLEWRGVKIYIIDTPGHSDFSAEVQRAVRTMDLAVIVVSAVEGVQSQTELIWRSIDKMGIPALFFINKTDRVGADVKSVMAEIGELTGTASRLIDLEDKESLAETLAEYDDAALEKYFDEGAGAFGEDELDTLLRDSFYARKLIPSLCGAALKGEGVEPLLELLARLARAQDAAGPLSGVVFKVEHNPSLGRVAHLRLFSETLKNRDSVRNVTLGRDEKVTQIRDVLGSKEKDKGSLCAGEVGAVYGLTGTVSGDIIGDPSCAPPVAEIAAPVLRVKVTPAEPAQYPALVAALSELSAEDPLLDVIWEKEPRELLVRVTGLLQIEILQMLLAERFGLEAALGEPMVVYKERPLKRAHGYVEYTMPKPCWAVMDFEIEPLPLGAGVVFESTVANDKIYTRYQAQVRQTIPEALRQGPKGWEVTDVRIRLVGGEHHTVHTHPLDFMLATPMGIMDGLVASGTELLEPMQKFRLTFPEEASGRLIGEIVTMRGTFDSPVVRKGSFTMEGLLPVASSMDFPLRVASLTGGRGTLSTTAAGYAPCPPGEGFEVPYRGVSPLDRAKYILYKRGALGA
- a CDS encoding thioesterase family protein, with translation MEDKYTLATKIRVRYSETDQMKIVYNANYLDWFEVTRTELCRGWGRPYTEWEKNGMMLPVVEAYCRYKHPACYDDEIELWGRVSELKVHSIKFEYRVVRASDGKLLTEGWTKHGCTDLNGKLFKKEHPFYLWVLSLLGNEG
- a CDS encoding nitroreductase family protein, giving the protein MNELRIDREKCTKCGTCLRICPAGIIKFGDDGFPEMSEKHSGRCIQCAQCVLFCPTYADTLSFMDQGKIVRSEDIVMPTAEQAENLLKTRRSIRKFKDERIPRELFARIFETVRQAPTAVNYQPIRWVVSDEPEKTKEITNLILCWFREEIFKNPTDPGSLLGAAMIAKAKAGEDALLRGAPHVAVAVVPKEHRWPEDGAIALTYLELAAHGLGIGCCWGGYLTMAIRSFAPLREYLGIGEDEHVCGAQMMGWPQLRPLRQYPPRREANIHWL
- a CDS encoding serpin family protein encodes the protein MKRIIITLVLVTALLSPNIAMANISNLIPPFHWTYHSLSNLSAKGLIGEQVVPGKSAFTPEQVVALVVMALKHAENDITKLGDAELSSMRQLASAYRPYFKEAGYDYNTIRNDIEMVAIRAGLTAIETNGGFTPNPKTLSAKAAYAVNKFTFDLYRQVAAERGHRNLFISPYSVTSALAMTYAGARGITEQQMEKVLSLSPDIHKNMGALINEINSVPQDIAQVHTANAVWPAKQEKILPEYAQTVRDYYNAGLTPLNYRANPESARKTINKWVEKQTQQRIKDIIGPGVLSKETLMVLTNAVYFKSSWLEEFQSVNTVPRPFWISPDRSVKVLTMNRTGEQVDYAKLSDAEIVELPYKGGRFSMLVLLPDKKSDIETLEKALSAEQLSKWIAAMTPQKVKIYLPKFKQENDYELAQTLAKMGMPSAFSPEAADFSGITGLDDLYISNIVHKTFIEVAEEGTEAAAATAVIMMRTSMPAPDDDAVVFRAERPFIYIIRDNTTGAIIFIGRYTRP
- a CDS encoding sodium/proline symporter; protein product: MNTMLTVSAIYLVIFIMIGFIATRYFSSSAEGFYLGDRDFGAIPTALSAGATDSSGWIFTGAVGFAYAFGVSMMWICVGYTFGYFFNYICLAPALRRYTKCTGAMSIPHFFGVRFKEHSKLLRGVSSLIITLFFVIYTSAQLTSAGKAFEALVGWDYEHAIWVSAFLGTSYAFLGGYRAVVWTDVVQGSIMLLVLLVSPFIFIFYLGGWHAFWERAFALDPMLLNATAGIGGYAGFAFAFGLAAGGIGLMGQPQILQRFITARDDRTLITSAVIGVFWMVTVVSGATLIGLICRVIMPTIHDPEFAFPVLIKDRLHPMVAGVVLAAVFSAILSTLDSLIMVVSQTVHLDIIEGVFNKKLSDRWATVVGRIVIVSVGVCGACIALSNTRMVFWFVLYAWAVMGASFAPPLILGLYWKRVTALGALGGIITGGVVTVLWYNTPFLKDIMYEMLPAALSSTFVTVAVSLMQSQPPDGEAQIALAKR